In Monodelphis domestica isolate mMonDom1 chromosome 3, mMonDom1.pri, whole genome shotgun sequence, the following proteins share a genomic window:
- the LOC103105844 gene encoding protein ARV1-like, translating into MSSLKEDEPGDYNHGMLKITICRSCQKPVDKYIQYDSVIILINAILCKAQAYRHILYNTKINIHGKLCIFCLLCEAYLRWLHLQDSSQDTDPDDIIRYAKEWDFYRMFTIASLEQMAFFIAIFFGLWLIQPATLRRKSNYILLLKALLLSSYGKLLLIPAVIWEHDYTPLCLKLIKVFVITSNSQAIRVTLNIDQKHSLLAILSGLVLESSGLLFPEDGM; encoded by the exons ATGTCATCTTTAAAAGAAGATGAGCCTGG GGACTACAACCATGGGATGCTGAAGATAACCATCTGCAGATCGTGCCAGAAGCCTGTGGACAAGTACATCCAGTATGATTCTGTTATCATCCTGATCAATGCCATTTTATGCAAAGCACAGGCCTATAGGCATATTCTTTACAATACTAAGATAAATATCCATGGGAAGCTCTGcatattttgtttgctttgtgAAGCATATCTGAGGTGGTTGCATCTGCAAGATTCAAGCCAGGACACTGACCCTGATGACATAATAAGATATGCTAAAGAATGGGATTTCTATAGAATGTTTACAATAGCTTCTTTAGAACAAATGGCTTTCTTTATTGCAATTTTTTTTGGCTTGTGGCTAATCCAGCCTGCAACACTGAGAAGAAAGTCCAACTACATTTTGCTTCTGAAAGCACTACTTTTGTCCAGCTATGGGAAACTCCTGCTGATTCCAGCCGTCATTTGGGAACACGACTATACTCCTCTCTGCCTCAAACTCATAAAAGTCTTTGTCATCACATCAAATTCTCAAGCAATCAGAGTGACCCTGAACATCGATCAAAAACACTCATTGTTGGCCATCCTAAGTGGATTAGTATTAGAAAGCAGTGGTCTGCTCTTTCCAGAGGATGGGATGTAG